In the Silene latifolia isolate original U9 population chromosome 1, ASM4854445v1, whole genome shotgun sequence genome, aggtgctttataatttacatatactcgttgcgcgtaatcgtttgtttaagtcttttagattaaacttatttattacaaGCAACAAAGAAAATTGCAATGGAAGTATATAGTGATCAAGCCTCAATTGAAGATCACATTatctgaagattcattcaagtattatatgAAGACGAAGACCGTCTAAAGATTAGTcgagcttggatgatgaagtagcctatactcgaagatctcctatgaagattagaatagtataggtgattatctcgtaatggtaactaagAGTGAATTTCTCGTATTAGTGAAGTAATAGCTTTGCAGGTATAACAtaactagtaaaagagctcaatgttatagctcttctactataacattgagatgctgagtttattatacacgacatatattgtttcaaaatttgtttttaaaaattgttttaaagtttattttaaatgttttagtaagagtatttatttaataaagctcggtttagtgcggagttcggttttatgttaaACGTTGGTTAgtagtcgttttgggttaacttatgagttggaccatgctactaattagggttttattgtagcctctcttaaaacctaaattctaacccaaatattgagctagggtttgcacgagtcacgaggcatatgagccgtgacatctcgtgtaacctaaggtatattttgtaaagattttattaTATAAGGAATATttttacatatcttttatatcttacttgatatggttgtttatggtaaaagatattcttgttataagaaatcttatcatatcttagaatttatggaaaagataataattgaataaattatattctatcttttggaatattctttattatcttttagactttaaggaaagaaataatagaagatatgatttgtttacatatctcctctttcggccattagggtttcatGAAACCGGGTGTGCCTTGCTCTTTCCTTCTTATAAATACTTTGTTTTTACAACATTTAAactagagaccttaagcataaaattgattttattttcaaagagcaaaaccgtgtatttcaaGCAAAAAACGGATTTGCTATTTTAAAAGGTCGTGTGCtttaaactcgtatattcatttgttaagttatcgttataagataatagtgctcaatagatttcttacttgttcaattacgtgaacctttgcaagaatcattactgatttcttattagcgtaagttagtcactcgagtatttaacggtactcattgagttacaactagagttagttgtacgagttgggttagtaaatttgtaatccgtcgaaaggtactaaatttattaatcgagaatagtggacgtaggtttcgatttgtgaaactgaaccacttcaaaaaccgtgtgtctcatCTCTTTCATTCGTTTGGTTATTTCGTTTTACTTGTTCAATAGTTGATTAgctaaagtttaatcaataaactttaaataatcaattatatccatacaatcgaaaaagctttaaaaagtttcaaATCCTCAAttcaatcccccccccccccccccccccctcttcagtattttggatcgatagactcttcaatcaTAACTTCTAGTAAGTATAGTGTCTTGTATTTAGTATGTTAAAGTATTATCCTATgcttaaataatactccctccataccacatacaaatggtaacattgagaatcttaACACTATACATGATCGTAgaaaatctttgatattatttttaatttataaAACAAAATATAGTATGTGAAATCTTGTTTAATTTATtgtcatgaatgctataaaaatatcaaatttttataatttttagtaatgtgtaactaaagatattcaatGTTATCATTGATGTGGTATGAAAAAATTAAGTATATGTTTGAATCTCTTTTTCTTAAAATTCATACGTACGATTAAAGTTtcggataattcacgcggtacccctGAAGTTGGCCACTTTGCACAAAATACCCAGATTTTTTATCCGAAATACTtaaagaggtcataactcgtATTTACGGactcagaaagtgaagattttttttttcaaatcgatcgtcTTTTCGAGTACTACgatctgaaaaaaaaatttgACGACTTTGAAACTCGTGACCTAGAGATAtgctcactcaaagtttgttcgatCGAAAAAACTTTGACGCACAATAACTCCTAGTagaggaatccaaatgcgacaaatttttttttcaaattctagTTCTTGGAAAGATGAGCGATTTAGAAAAAAAATTCGTCACTTTTGGAACTCGTAAACACGAGCTATGACCTCTTTAAGATTTAcggatcaaaaatttgggtatttcgtgcaaagtggcaaaccttaggggtaccgcgtgaattatccgttAAAGTTTTAACCCTAGATAGAATTTGAATATAGCTTACTCAAGACAAAGTCGTGACATTTCACAAACAATACTCCATAGTAATAATTAAAAGCAGAACCACTCTTGTTACATGATCAAGGGGCTCCAGCCTCCAGCTCAAATCTCGATCCTAACGCATTGCCACTAATTACACTTACTAGGCGGAAGAGGAATGATAATAAATATACTTAACATAGACCCATATAATAAAGGGAGATATCCCCTTAAAAGTAAGGGTAAGTACCCTAGCTTAGACAAGGGAGTTGTTTAGAGTTGGCCAAAGGAATGAGCCAAGTAAGCCAAGGCACCCACAAGAGGAGCAGTCATATAAGTGGCAGGCTCTGATTGCTCGTAATTGTCCCGTTGATCCTCGAACCCGTCATGGAAGTCCGGCCCGCCGACAATAGCCCCTACTAGAACATTAGGGTTGGGTGACTGCGAGTGCATCATGTCGAACCCTGCTGAGCATTGAATCTTCTGAGGGTGGTTTGCAATGGAAGGTAGAGAGGATCCTCGGTGATGGATTCTCTGTGGGTATTTTGGACCATACCCTACCATGTAGGACATTTTCAGTGGGTTCGACCCCAGTATATAGTCCACCTGTTGTTATAATCAATCAATTAACAGCAGAGTAGCATAAATTCAGCTAACAAATTGTAGTAGTAACAGCAATGATTAGGATTTTCGCGAATTCTCAAAAGAGACGGGAAGTAATGTCGGACGCTCCAATTTAACTATTGCGAATTGTATTacacgatttttgtaaaaatcagtCTAGGACAAATGAAATAAGAAAATTAAGTGATAGATAAGTACGTCGTAGTCGTAGTCGTAGTCGCAGTCGTAGAGAAGTGCAAAGAACATGTGATAAGGGTGATGTAAGTACCTGCTGCTTAGCAATGGTTCTGAGAGTTCTGGGAGTAATAATGGTACCACCACATGAAACTGTCATACGAGAAGCCTTGAGGTACTTTGCATATGTTAAGAGCAGGAACGATGTTGATGTTACGTATTGCATGTTACTGTCACTCATCTTGAACAACAGTCCTCCTGTCATCCCATTTATTAACCGTTAGTAAATGCCAATTTCGTGGTCCTCTTTTGACTTTAGTTGTCAAACCATATGTGATTTAAACCGATTCAATTATACATACGCTGCTACGTATAGTATAAGTTGTATTTGGAAAAGTAACGCttaaaatcaaatcaatttactAGTAAAGTCAAACGAGACCAATAGATCAGCCCGAAAGCATTGTATTTACCCGGAGTGTATTGGGCGGAGGAGGAAGGAGCACCAGGAATGAGGGAGCATATGTAACTATCAGAATGGCCTTTGTACTCATGGAGTGCTTGCATTCTTTGAACCATGAAGGACTGACAATATTTACCAAGTTAGAAAAAATTATTTTACAATCTTTCGTGAGCGAGATTTTAAAATTTCAGAACAGTTGGGATCTGAAGGCCGGGAGCGAGTACCTTGGAGAGAAGCATTCTGGCACCAACATGCTTATTGTCCCAACCAAAGGTGAAATCTTCCTCAGAAGCACCAAGGACTTGGCCATTTCTTTGAATGTAATTAAGGTACATTGTGTTCCTAGTTGCCCTGTGGAGCCATGTTGCTCCCCACAATAGCTCATCCTTTATCCAACCAAACATAAATTAAGATTATCACCCACTCATTTTAAGCCTTGtgagtaatcattttcatgctaattattattattacctcgTAACCCGAGTACGAGCAATAGAATGGACAAACATCATCCTTGAGACCATCACTGTAGGATCCTCTGTACTTATCAGCAAACTCAAACACCTAATTCTCACAATAACATCAAAATTCCCAAGTCAAATTTTaccgtcttattctataattttgTGAATAGTTAGTAAACTATACTTCGTCATAacattttaaattattttttttggCTTTTGATGAGATAACAAGGACCAATAACTTTTGACTGTGGAAAAAGTTAGGCATGTTtagacaaataaaaaaaaacagaagCGAAATTAGAGGAGTGATTTAAGAAAGTACGCTAATGGCACGGTCAAGGAGGGTTCTAGAGTAAGCAGGGTCACTCCTCCTGAAAACCATCGAAGCAGCGGCTAAAGCAGCAGCAGTTTCAGCAGCCACCTCAGTTCCAGGGGTATTCTTGTCAACTTTATACACATTTCTTGGTGTGTCCATGTCTTCTGGTCTCTCCCAGCAAGAATGGTCCTGTTGTGCATTCCCCACCTGAACATTCCCCCACAACAAATTACCAATTACAGATCGAAAATTATTTGGGGTCGGCAAACATGAACCAGGAGTTGGAAATATATATACCTGAACATAGATGGTATCAGGTTGGACAGTGGCCTTGAGGAGGTAATCGGTACCCCAACGGACCGCCTGTTTGGCGTTTTGGAGTTCGGATTTCATAACCCCACCAAATTCAAGGACACTCCATGATAACATTGTTGTTGTAAATGCCATTGGAAATCCAAACTTGACATTGTCCCCTGCATCATAGTACCCTCCTTCCAAATCTACCTGCATTTTCAATTTCCCATTTCCAAATGTTAATTCTTTACCCAATTGAACTTTTAAGGTGTCGAATGTACACAAGCTTACCCTAACAAGTCGTACAAATTATTGTGTAAGACCATCGTACATCGCGGACATTTTTTATTATTCTAAAATGGCAACTTTTTAACATAAAATTGTCATTTTTTATAGCCGCAAACAATAACAACTAAGCAAGTCAAGGTTTGTTATACAAATTAGAATAAAACCCATAAAAGAAGCGATTAGCTTAACTAATATTCCGTAATTAACACAAACAAGTCGAGTAAtgaaagggagaaaaagaagaaaacatACATTGGCATCAGAACCATCAGAAAGACCAGAATCCTTCCTCCAAGTCATCCTTTGGTTAGGAGGGAGTTTTCCAGAGCGTTGTCCTTCAAAAAAGAGAATAGATTTAGTGAGAGCATCTCTGTAGTTATGGGAAGCGTAGTGGCCAGGCCGGTGAGAGCTTGGGTGAAAAGGGTAGGCATTACTTAGGAGAAATGTCGTCAAAATGCAGAGTATTATGCAGAAAACAtgggttgaagaagaagaagaagccatTGTTGCTATTTTTGGAGGGAAAGAGAGTTTTGTTTTTTGGGAAGACAAAAGGGTGGTGTGAAATTGACTTGTTTCGCCTTCCCAACTGGAAAAACGACGACGGTTTTTGAGTGGGTAGTGGAAACTGAAAGGGTTGCTTGGGTATTTATAGATGGATAAGTGGGGTTGTAAATTGTAAATCTACTTTCCAagtgttcaaaaccaaaacaaaaattgtaacacaaattctcattatagacggacactatccatctatacgtatagacggataccatttttcctcacaaaatacccatttgtcatAAAGTGGGGAGCACATGGGGTTTTCTCACtttgtccccctacccattttattagaagtctttacccgtctgttcgccccacccgtctataccaagacctattgaaattgtaatccctcaaATTCACCATTTTTTTCCCTATTTCTTTATTCGGATTATTCAGGGTTTTTTTCCCTATTTTCTTTTtcgggttgatttgtgtggtccaaattaaattacatgtgaggtagtgtgttttgtgtggtccaaaatcggtTTCTTATTCCTTGTataaaaaggaaagggaagaatatagtgaatagaaGAGAGTAAATTTAGCCAATTCCTAAGACcacccccaagcaaggtcaattggggGATTAATTGGTGAAAGGTCACCTTAATCCACATTTAAGCAAAAGATTAGGATGACCCAAGGGTTGAAAAGGTGAGAAGAGGTCAATTGGTGACCTTCACTTGCTCAAATTGACCCAACAATTGACCTTATATGTGTCAAATTGTAATTGGTTACAATATTTAAAATCcaataaaaaaaaactaatatattaacgTTAAAAGTACAAAGAGTATGCGGTTTTTTTAATGTATGCggcttttttaattatgtatgcggtttttttaattatgtatacggtttttttaatgtatgcggctttttttaattgctcaaattatgTATGCGGTTTTTTTATTGTCAATGAAATCGGCTTTTCGATTATTAAATTTTAACtttgttatttaataatttttttctGAAGTGTACGTCATTAAATTAATGTTTAATATATTGgagtacttttatttttttaaaattacaataaaaacttgtgtataattagttagtaaataataattgaaaaaaGTAAGAGAGAGGTTTTAGTGGGGTAGAGTGTAGAAAATGATTGAAAATGTTAGAAAGTAGAAAATGATTGGATTAATTGACCCAGGTCGTGACCttttgcttgggagggtgaacaTGGGTCAAGTTAATAATGAGTGATTAAAAGTAAAATTCTAATTGACCCGATTAAGTCGACcttttgcttggggatggtctaagaccatccccaagcaaggtcaattgcttggtcatgaccttgcttgaTCATGGTTAGTGACTTAATTAAGCTACTTAATTGGTGACCAAAGTTGCTAATTTGTGACCAAAGGTCAATTTGTGATCTTtggaggtcaatttgtgacctttgcTTCATTTGGTGACCTCTTCCATGACTCAATAGGTGTCATTTTCTGGTTTGTTGGACACAGAAAAAGGATAATGAATATATTTGTAAAATTAGAAAAAGTAAGAGAGAAGTATATAATATGATAGTAGGAATGTTGTAAAGTGGATAATGATtaggttgatgacctaggtcgcgaccttctgcttgggagagTGAAAATTGACTTTCCTCATGACCTCCTTCAAGGGTGAGATTATCAGTGTTTTTAGTACAAAACGGGTCACGTGCGTAGCCTTACCCGTAGGGCCCGTAGGGGTGTTTATCGGTCCGGTACTGGATCCGACCAAATTTTGTGGACCTAAGACCAAATAAGGGTGAAAAGGTGAAAAGTGGACTAGACCATATTTATGTTGGTGCGGTCCGATTGGACCCAAATAAATACATGAACCGAGCCATATGGACCAAATTATACTCCATTATtgtgatgtatttttgttgatgaCTGATAAGAGATATAGTTATGGTGATTATTAATTATACTCCATTAGTATTGCTCTAAATTCATGCCGGAATTAGGAGTGTGGTTTGTAGTCTTATCTCATAAGACCATTTCCAAGCAAAAGGTCGATTTAATAGGGTCAATTAgaattttactcttaatcactcCTTATTAACTTGACCCAtgttcaccctcccaagcaaaaGGTCACGACCTGGGTCAATTAAtccaatcattttccactttcTAACATTTCCAATCATTTTCTACACTCTACCCCACTATAACCTTTCTCTTACttttttcaattattatttactaactaattatacacaagtttttattgtaatttaaaaaaaataaaagtactcCAATATATTAAACATTAATTTAATGACGTATACTTCggaaaaaaattattaaataacaaaGTTAAAATTTAATAATCGAAAAGCCGATTTCATTGACAATAAAAAACCcgcatacataattaaaaaagccGCATAcataatttgagcaattaaaaaaagccgcatacattaaaaaaaagcgtatacataattaaaaaaaccgcatacataattaaaaaagccgcatacattaaaaaaaacGCATACTCTTTGTACTTTTAatgttaatatattagttttctttttttattGGATTTTAAATATTGTAACCAATTACAATTTGACACATGTAAGGTCAATTATTGGGTCAATTTGAGCAAGTGAAAGTCACCAATTGACCTCTTCTCACCTTTACAACCCTTGGGTCATCCTAATCTTTTGCTTAAATGTGGATTAAGGTGACTTTTCACCAATTGACCCCTCCCAATTGATCTTGCTTGGGGGTGGTCTAAGAGGAATCGTTTAACCTGAGGCATTTAATAGGGTCGATCATTTCTTGGAGAAAAGCGTATCTAATAGGTGAATCTACAAAATATCCAAGTTGTATATTATTTCGGGTATCGAATTGTTGTCTATTGCAGATTTCGATCATCCGGTTGCCTCCATGTATCAAAAGTGAATACTCCAATAGTCCGATAGATCAAATTTCGGGTCTAGCCTTTTTGTATACAAGGTAGTAAAAGCACTGCAATACTGCATTCCCAGTCGATAGGAACAAAACTAAAGGACAGTTAAACAGAAGAAGCACATGACAAGCGGGATTCCAGAGGGTGAAGATAGAATATAgattacacaaattct is a window encoding:
- the LOC141603332 gene encoding endoglucanase 17-like; its protein translation is MASSSSSTHVFCIILCILTTFLLSNAYPFHPSSHRPGHYASHNYRDALTKSILFFEGQRSGKLPPNQRMTWRKDSGLSDGSDANVDLEGGYYDAGDNVKFGFPMAFTTTMLSWSVLEFGGVMKSELQNAKQAVRWGTDYLLKATVQPDTIYVQVGNAQQDHSCWERPEDMDTPRNVYKVDKNTPGTEVAAETAAALAAASMVFRRSDPAYSRTLLDRAISVFEFADKYRGSYSDGLKDDVCPFYCSYSGYEDELLWGATWLHRATRNTMYLNYIQRNGQVLGASEEDFTFGWDNKHVGARMLLSKSFMVQRMQALHEYKGHSDSYICSLIPGAPSSSAQYTPGGLLFKMSDSNMQYVTSTSFLLLTYAKYLKASRMTVSCGGTIITPRTLRTIAKQQVDYILGSNPLKMSYMVGYGPKYPQRIHHRGSSLPSIANHPQKIQCSAGFDMMHSQSPNPNVLVGAIVGGPDFHDGFEDQRDNYEQSEPATYMTAPLVGALAYLAHSFGQL